ATAGGCCCCGCACCCGGCCCAGGCTGACACGGTCTGGCTCTACCAGCAGTATTACTGGCTTTATGATATCCGGATGATCCTCCAAGGCTTAAACTAAATAGGCGAGCACCGAAAGCAACTACGCAAGGTACGCATAAGCGTTACAGACGCAATTGAGAAAAGATAAAACCAAGAGAAGTAATCGTGCTAGCGGCTCTAACCAAATATTAGGCATATTTGTACCCGGACGCGGCCGTATCAAGCTACAAGGGCCGTGGCGGTGTGTATTTGCTGTATATGAGCGCAAACGAAACCCTTATTCACCCTACCGCGCTGGTAGACCCTGGAGCCCGGATCGGCAAGAACGTGCGGATAGGTCCGTTCACAATCATCCACCGCAACGTGGAGTTGGGCGACAATACGGTAGTGGGCTCGCACTGCGAGCTAGGCCACCCCTCGCACGACCCAGCCTACTCGGGGCCTCTGGTTATTGGGGCAAATAGCCTCATTCGCTCCTATAGCATGTTTTACGAGGGATCAACCTTTGGAGAAGGGCTGATAACGGGA
The DNA window shown above is from Bacteroidota bacterium and carries:
- a CDS encoding N-acetyltransferase; translated protein: MSANETLIHPTALVDPGARIGKNVRIGPFTIIHRNVELGDNTVVGSHCELGHPSHDPAYSGPLVIGANSLIRSYSMFYEGSTFGEGLITG